In Drosophila miranda strain MSH22 chromosome XR, D.miranda_PacBio2.1, whole genome shotgun sequence, the genomic window agaaagaatcCAGAGTAATAGTCCGCCGCCTACAACACTCTCTGAGCGACGGTAAGGGAAGGAAATTACtgtaaaaaaaataacaaaagcaACACCACATAACGAAAAGGTGTGGAAAAGAAAGAGGAAATTGAAAGAAACCATTTTCTTTTCGCTCCTCGGCCACTACTTCGAAGAACGGTTTTTTTTATAAGGAATTTCGGTGCACATTATGGCGAATAGAATATGAATTGTAACGAAAATTATGGAATTAAAAGGATGGGAGATTTGGGCACTACTTACCACTTGAGAGAGCAATGGTGCACTCCTGCGGATCCACCGTGTACAAGCGGCCCTCATACCTGATGTCCGCCTTCGAAATTAGGCTGATTTTCGAGCCCAACTCCGGCAATCCCCCACTCATGTTGCTCTACTTAGTCACCCACACTCACGTTACAAAAtgatcaaaaaaaaaagactCCAAACTTTCCGAGAAAATAATAAAGCTGTGTGTATATATAAATGTTTGCCAACAGCGCGCGTATCTCTATTTCCACGAATATCGGGCAAAAGCAAACAATTATAGCGAGCGCGACCACAACGATTTCTCGACGGTTCCAACCTTTCCTGCTCCCACAGCCTTCGACGTTGGCAAGCACACAATTACTTTCCAGTTCCAGCGCTGATTTTACGGTTAAAAACTGTCTATCCACAATTGCAATACGTGCCTGCGCTTGTGCACTATTGTGCAAACTACTTTTAAATGTCTTTTGTGCAGCACACACGGTTGTAGATGTTACAATTTGCAATTTTCTATGCAGAAAATCTTTTCACCTTCCGTCTGCAAAAACCTACCCGTCGAAAGTGGAAAGAAGTCGGGCGAGCTGCACAACTCGCATGCAATGTCCAGTGTTGGAAAGTGTGCGTTAGTTATCAACGAGTAAATATATTTAAGTTTTTTGTTTATCATTTCATTTACAAAACAACTAACCAAATAATAAATAGCAACATTTTTTCCTTATAATTTATTCCTATATACATTTCCTGCGGACCATTTCTTTATCGGTTTCAAAGCAACACTGCGAGTGGCTATGCAGCCCTGTGTTTGGCTTCCCTCGGCGCTACTTTTCATTCAAACTTTACAATCGTTaaaattttccgccatttacctcaagaaaatttattcattaatGGCCTGAAACTATATGGGCAAAGCTAAAGGTTTTAGTTAGgcagcattattcaacggaataaagaaattaatcAATTGGAACGATTTTTCTCTTACGTTTTATTACGTTTCATTTGTTCGACCTtcttcgctaaaacctttttttgcGCAacatgcaataaaagcaagtattgagaataagccagttaagtagaaaaatGATTCATGAATCGTATTAAATTATGTGGACATGGCTAAATGTGCTATATAGCTgagaatattccacggaatatcaaaaacgaggaatatgcaaaatagaacttgaattcgtcagtatatttacggtatatttttaaaatgagacggtatatttcgatATATTTTTGAGGGTCGGACACACTGCTCGGCGCTACAGCATTTTTTCATTCAAAACTTCTCAAACTGAAAATTCACAGGAAATCTAGATATTTCTTTTCGTATTTATGTGAAAATAAATCAATTATTTTGTGTAGAATCAGTGAACTGTCTTATGTCAATATGCCACCCAAGCGCGATCCCATTAGCGTCCGCACGACGCGCCTAAATAATTTAATACTTGGCAAAGGAGTTGGCGTCACCCAGAAGCCAGCAGGCTCTAGCGGCGGTTCCCGAAGAAGTATTTTGCCTGTGAGCACCACAAGTGCAGCTGTTGCCGAGGCGGTATCCCGCGAAGGCTTGCTCGACGCATTCTGCTTGCTATACAATGAATGCGACAAGGATGCCCTGAAGAAGCGCGACCGCAACATTTCCGAGTTTGTGAATAAGTGTACGTATGCTACTGCATGAGTCGCTATGCTGGCCGTtccactatatatatattactATTCCACATTTAGTCCGCCCCATTGTCGAAAAGACTCGCAAACTGCGCGTCAATGCGGATGACTTCACCATCAAGGCGCTTATTGGCCAGGGATATTTCGGGAATGTGCATCTTGTGGTGGAGCGTCAGACGTCCGACATCTACGCCATGAAGAAGATTAAAAAGTCTGTTGTGACCACTTCCCATGTGAAGGACGAGCGCGACATTATGTCGGCGCGCAACTCTGAGTGGCTGATAAATTTGCAGTACGCTTTCCAGGTGAGTTTTGCTTGGTTTTTACGTGAAACTATTACTTGATCGAGTTGGAAAAATTCACAGGACAACGATAATTTGTATCTGATCATGGAATATATGCCTGGCGGAGATTTACTCAGCCTGATGTCTCGCCACGGACCCTTTGACGAGGACCTTGCGCGCTTCTATCTCGCTGAACTGACTCTGGCCCTGCACACACTCCACGAAATGGGATATGTGCATCGCGATATTAAGCCGGAAAATATACTGATTGATCGCTTTGGGCACATTAAGCTGGCTGATTTCGGCAATGCGGCTGCCCTAGACCGAGACGGGCATGTGCTCAGCCTTTCGCCCGTGGGTACGCCGGATTACATAGCTCCGGAGCTGCTGCAGACCATCTCCACTTACAAACTAACAAAGTCGATGCATGATGTGAGTGCGGCTGTATGTTCGCAGACCTGAAGAGTGCTCTTCAGTGTTCAGTGTTTGGCCAAAGATATTCATACTGGAACATTCTATTCCATTCCCCCCTTAGGTCAGCTGCGATTACTGGTCCATGGGCATCATTGGCTATGAGTTGCTTTGCGAAACGACGCCGTTCCACGAGGACAATGTGCACGAGACCTACTCAAAGATACTCTCCCACTGCGAGGAGAGCCACCTGAAGGAGCTGATCAACTTTCCCAGCGAGCTAAAGGTCTCGAAGAACTACAGGGATCTGATCGAGTCGTTGGTCACGAACCCATCGAAGCGTCTGTCCTACGATCGCATCAAAACACATGCCTTCTTTGACGATATTCAATGGAATTGTATGCGCTCTCAGGTGCCGCCCATTATCCCAACCATCAAGTCGGACGATGATACATCCAATTTTGAGGATGTCACGCGACTCAAGTCCCGCAGGGATCCGCTGGGCAAAAAGTCCCTCACTACGAACATGAAGTCGCATGATTTTAGTGGCAAGGATCTGCCGTTTTTGGGCTACAGCTTTGTGCATATGGACAAGACGCCAAATTGCGATTCCGTCGACGAGGCGCGTGCCAACAAATTGCAGGAAAAGCTCAAGGACCTGCAGCAAAGGCTCAAGTCGCGAGAGACTGAGATCTCAATGCTGAAGCAGGATCTCTTGCGGGCCCAGCAGTCGCTCAAGAAAACGGACAACAAGTCGGAGGTGGTGCTGGACGCCAAAATGGAAATCAAGAAGCTACAGCAAATAATCAAGGACAAGACAATGGAGTTGGCCAATTGCAAGACACAAATCAAGACCCTCCAGAGCTCGGCCAAAGTGGATGAGGAAATGTGGTCCAAAAAGGAGTCCACAATCACGGACCTGCTGCGGCTGAATCGGCAAAAGTACGAAGAGGCAAAGATATCCTCGGAGCAGCGCTACGAAAAGCAACTGGCCGAGAAAAAGCAGGAGTTGGCCTCCACACTGCAGAAAATGGATGCCCGTGAGCTCGAGTTTGTTGCCAAGAGCGACGAATGCAAGCATCTGACCGCCAAGCTGCAGAACTACAAGGATATGCTTAAGCAGCTGAAGGAGCAGACCATCAAGGCCGATGCCGGGCACGAGCAGCAAAAGAGCCAGATGGCCGAGTCCTACGAGCAGAAGCTGTTGGATCTGCGCAACAAGATACGCGAGTCGCAGGACTCGCACCGCCGCTTGACATTGGAGATGCAGGGAATTCGCACGGAGCTGGACGAATCGATTAGCTCTGGAAAATTGACCCAAGAGGCCAAGCACGCCACAGAGCGCAACATCGAGGACTTATTGAGACGTCTCAACCACGAGATAGCCTCGAATAATGAGCTGCATGCGACGAAGGCAAAACTCGAGTCGCAGCTGAGGCAGAAGGAGAACGAAACTCATGAAGCGAAGGCCGAGTGCCAGCGCTTGGAGCGCGAACTACAGGTCGCCGAATGCCGCTGCCACATGGCCGAATCCTCTCTGGCCTCTAATGCTTCCCCTTACAACACAGCGCCTGGGTCTTTAACCGAACTGAATGCCATTGAAGACCAGCTGGTGGCCGCCAAAGAGGGCGAAAGCCAGCAGAAGGTCCGTGCCGATCAACTCCAAACTCTTGTCACCAAACTGGAGCAGATGCTGGAGCGCTTCAGCGAGCAAAACCAAAGCCTTTGTCACTATGAAAAACTTGAAGACAAGCTGGCGGCCGTACGAGAGCTAATGATTGTTGAACGTCAGGCAGCGCGAGCGGCTAACCTCTCACTGTGGAAAGTGGAAAAGCAGCTTGAGGAAGCCGTGGCGGAGAAGAAACTATTGGCGCGCCGCATGGAGCTGACAGAGGATCGCATTAAGAAGGCCCAGAGTGGCCAAGAGGAGTCGCAGCGCATGCTCAAATCCTCACAGGAAGAGACGCGCCAGCGAGAGTCACGCATCGAGGAGTTGAAGCAGGAACTGGCTGCTGCCAAGCGGGATGTCATGAAGGAACATCGCCTGTGGGAGAAGGCCGAGCAGGAGCGCATGAAGTGCAAGTCGGAAATAATCGAGCACCTGGCCAACGTGCACAAACTCGAGCAGCAGGAGACTGGCCTGCGGCAGAAGCTACAGCAAATGCAGCTGCGCTTCGACGGCGtcatgttggagcagaagagCATGCAGCGTCAGCTGCAAGAGGAGCGTGAAAACAGCACTGCCGCGACTGAATCGAGCCACAGCCTGCAGCGAGAGCTGAAGGCGATGACGGAGAACTTCCAGAGGCTGAAGCATGCCTGCAGCGTGACGGATAACCAGTTGACCGAGGTAGAGACCATGCTGAAGACCGAGCAGGATCGCAACAAGTCGCAGCAGACCCAGCTGGACGCTTGCCACGTGCAACTGCGAGAGCGAAACGACCAGCTAACGAAGCTGCGCCAAGAGCTGCCGGGAATAGAGGCCGGCAAGCGGCTGGCCGAGCAGCGAGCCCAAGTGCTCTCCTCGGAGTTGAAGGAACTGAAGCAGAATCTAATGGAGCAGCACAAGAAGATGGTCGCCCAACAGGGCCAACTGGTCGAGCAGACAAACGTTCTGTTCGCCACACAAGAGCGGGTGGACGTTTTGGATGGCCAGAACTCGAACTACCTGGCACAGAGCGCCGACTGCGAGCGCGAATTGCTCAACTTGAAGGAGGAAAACGCACGCATCCTCAGCGAGCTCTTCCACAAGAAAGAGGAGGTGCGCAACCTACAGGCCGAGATAGCCGAGCTGCAGACCGCTCAGGCGGAGCTGCATACGGAGATCGATGAGCTGAACGACACGATGGCCGAAAAGAAACAGTTTTATAGGGACCGTGACATCAAGACACAGGTCACGCTGGAACAGCAGAAGAAGTTGATCGATTACTTGCAGGTGGGTCCCCAGAAAGATCTCCCTGGAAAGATCCTTCCCTAACTTAATCTCTGAATTGAATTGCAGCTCAAAGTAGAAGACCTGTCCACCAAGAAGAAGAAAACCCTGGCGGACAAGCTGTTTGGCACGAGTCATGGCAACAAGGAGAACATCTCCTCCAATGATGTGGAATCTTCCATTCTCTATCGCACCCTGCGCGAAGAACTACGCCGCGAACAAAAGAACTCGGCCATGTTGAAGGAGCAACTTGAGAAGCTCAATGGTGGGTCCTATATCCTTTCTTAAGTCTTTATTCTTATAATCATTACTTTTTGATGATGTTGTAGGAACTGCCACGCTTCGCTCGCCACTCAAGTCGTCGGGAGATCAGCTCAAGCAGAGGCCTGTCAGCATCGCCGTCACTCCACGCTCCCCCCGCAAGCAGGTGTCGTCCCTGAAACGTACCAAAAGCCAGATAGAGATCACCACCACAGCAGAGAAGGATTCGCACCAAAAACAGACTGTgggtcagcagcagcagcagtcccGCTGGCACCGCTTCGAGCAGGCACTACAGGAATCAAAGACAGGTGCTCCGGACTGTGTGGCGTGCAAGCAGAGCATTATCGCCGGCTCGGCTTACTGGCGCTGCAAGGAGTGCAAGGACGCGGCCCATCGCAAGTGCCGCACGAACGTACAAGGCGAATGCGGAGCCCCGAAGCCTAGTGCCCCGTCAGGGGCTGACGCAATCAGTGTTGCCCCATctgtgggcagcagcagcctcgaGAGCGTGGATAGCACTAGTTCAGACAACGTCGGCAGCGGGGAGTACATTGGCAAGCTAGTGTACAGCTCGGATGCCCAAGGGGATCAAGAGCACGGGAAAAATCTGGAAGTAAACTGCGCCTTTGAGGTGGCGGAGCAGCAACTACTGCTGCTGGGCTGCAGCACCGGTCTGTATGCCTACCATGTGGACACGCAGCGACTGCTCCACATTGCTGGCATCGAGTCCGTGAGCTGCATGTCGATCTGCAAACGCCTGGCCAAGGCCATCATAGTGGGAACGGTCGCGGAGAAGCTGATTCAGTGCGACTATCGACAACTGAAGTCGCGCTGCCAGAGTTCCAGTGCGTGTCACAGACCCGTGCTCGAGACCTCGGCCATAGAGCTGCCGCTTGCCAACCGAAAGGCCGATGAGAAGTGGAAGCTAGTTTTGATTTCCAACGAGGCGGAGAATGCCCTGGACTCTGTGGCCATAGCGGCCACATCCACTCGCATTGTCATCTTGAAGTACGAACATAATTTGCACAAATTCAACCCCGTGCGTGCTCTCGACACGAACACTGCGGTCACCTCGATCTTCTTTACGCGCCACTCTGCCATTGTCAGCTCGGACATGTTCTACGAGATCGATCTGGACAATTATTCGGCCGATGTGTTTGTCGACCTGGCGAATAAGTCAATGCAGAACACCGCCAATTGGCAGCCCCTCATGGCTGTGCGCATTTCACGGCAGGAATACCTCCTGTGTTTCGCCGAGTACGGCGTGTTCGTGGATGAGTTCGGCTGTCGCTCGCGCCCCTACGACTTGAGCTGGGTCTACGCCCCGACGGGATTTGTGTACCGCGAACCCTTTCTCTTCATATCCCACAACCAGTGCGTGCAGATTGTACGCCTCCATCGATCCTTCAGCAAGGAACTTGCCGACACCGACATCAACTCTGAGCTCACCGAATCATCGGACCTGCAGCGCGTCTACTTGCCCCACTACATGTCTACGTTGCTGGCAAACAGTGGCGACATCAACCTGTACACACTGGCTCTTGACGCTAAGTCGTCTACTACTGGCTCACAAAGGATCTACCACTTGGATACACTGCAGGCGTTCAAACACAAGTTGAATGTGTCCATGGAGACAATTTCGTCGGTGGCCACATCCGTGACACTGGGATCGGCAATGACAATGGATAGTATATAAATACGCTTACGGATAACTCCAAATTATTTATATAAACCGAGAGAAGAGGGCCTCACACACAGAAATATACTTACATACATACTTTTAAGTACCATTTATGATCGGTCCACGCCTGTCCATGATTTGATGGCAACTTTGCAGAAAGGACGACTTGCCcgtaatttaatttaaaatatttgtttatttaaatatttgtaacAACTTTGTGCGGATAATACACAAATAAAAGCATTCTCGACTAATAGGTGATAGGAAAGTTTCGCCCGGGCAGCTGTCAACCAAGCGACAGCTGAAAAATAGAATGCCTTAGAATGCAAAGACAAAATAGATGCCGTGTGCCTGATGAGACTTTTCGCTGATAAGTTTTGTCTTTGGTTGTTTTGATTGGTGGACTGCTCTCAAATTCAAAAAGTGCGCCCAACGCCTTTTTAAATAACCGTAAAGGCGGGAAGCTTCCGCGACTGACTGAGATTGAACAGAGCTTATCTATCAGCCAGCTTTTTCTGGCAGCTTTCAATGTCCCGCATAGTCAAAGCCCCAGAGCGTGGGCTCAGGTGGTGGTGGGGGctctgtctccgtctctgtctGTGTCTCTGCGTCTCTGGCATTCATGTTATTGTGTGGGTCCGTCCGCTCTCTGGATACGAAACTGCAGCATTACTGTAAATTGTGATAATTGATTTCAATTTATTCCATGCCGTCGGCACCGTGTGTGCGCCGTAGTCGACGATGTTTGAATCAAAAGAAAAACTTCGCGCGCGTCGTGCAGTTGCGGACTCCACTACCGCCGCAGGAACTAGAACGGATTCGAGCAAGATGCAGCTATGCCGGGCCTGCCTGGTGCTACTTCGACCCGAGGATGTGTCCTACGACCTATGCAGCGAGAAGGGCTTGGCCACCAAATACTTCTCCTGCACCGGAGGCGACCCAGACATAGACCTTCAGATGAAGGAAGAGGAACAACTGGTACCGCAGCAGCTGGTGCTGAAAAGTATCTGTGAATGTTGCTACCAGTTGGTGCAGAAATTCCACGACTTTCAACGCATGTGCGAAGAGTCCTCCAGGAACTTTGAGAAGCTTCTGGCGGTGGTAAACTCTCAGGATTCCGTCCATAATTCCATCGAGGAGCACGCTGTAACCAACACCGGTTCGGTTCTGCCAGAATATGAGACCCTTTCGGAAGGCATTCCGTGCAATGACGAGGTCTTTGGGGGTCCGGAAACGCTGACAGCCACAGAATCAATCGAAGATATTGTGAGTTTTGTATACATCAAAGGCTATACATATTCAGacatgcatatatgtatgtgcatgtaTGGTGTTCGATATTAAGGGGTTTGTGTGCTCCAATCTAATCACAATCACTGCTTAGTAGATTGGTTGCTTGGTGCCAGGGAAGGCATTCGTAAACCACACCATCCAAACGCTGGCGTGTGAGGGACTATATTTTTGATTGTAGGTGAAAGCGAATCAGCTATGAGATAACTTACTATCAAAAAGAGGGCAGGTTATTCACTTAGGCTTCACAAAAATAGGTACACACATCGAGCACCCTGCTTTTGGAGTCTATAAGATCTGGATTTGGAAAGACTTCTTCAGCAGAAACTGCAATATCAAGCACAGGCAGCTTTACCTCTTGTTGTATCCCGAGTTCAATGTGCTCCCACAAGTTAAGGTACTCAAGAGCGTGATATTAAATAGATAGTTGTAATTATTGCCAAACCAACCTTTGGGCTTATCATTTACATAAGGAAATGGCATTGAACAGCTTGTACATAGGTTTTAAGATGAGTAAATCTCCCTCCCAGTCTCTTTATCGATCCACCAAAAATGATAAGATTAGGCAAGATTGCTGATAACACACCGTTAGGGGGGTCAGTGCGTGAAAATTGTTAATTAAGTCCGATATGGGGGCACGCACACAATAGTGGTACAATCATCAGACATGTCATGGTCATTGGAAAGAACTTAGATTTCAATGAATCGGATAAATGAACTCATACATACAATATCTCTTTAATTTCAGGAGGAAGTGTATATTATTGAGGATGAAGCTGCAAAGAAAACACTGGGAAAGGAGAAGATTCCCATATCGTCACGA contains:
- the LOC108151333 gene encoding citron Rho-interacting kinase isoform X2: MPPKRDPISVRTTRLNNLILGKGVGVTQKPAGSSGGSRRSILPVSTTSAAVAEAVSREGLLDAFCLLYNECDKDALKKRDRNISEFVNKFRPIVEKTRKLRVNADDFTIKALIGQGYFGNVHLVVERQTSDIYAMKKIKKSVVTTSHVKDERDIMSARNSEWLINLQYAFQDNDNLYLIMEYMPGGDLLSLMSRHGPFDEDLARFYLAELTLALHTLHEMGYVHRDIKPENILIDRFGHIKLADFGNAAALDRDGHVLSLSPVGTPDYIAPELLQTISTYKLTKSMHDVSCDYWSMGIIGYELLCETTPFHEDNVHETYSKILSHCEESHLKELINFPSELKVSKNYRDLIESLVTNPSKRLSYDRIKTHAFFDDIQWNCMRSQVPPIIPTIKSDDDTSNFEDVTRLKSRRDPLGKKSLTTNMKSHDFSGKDLPFLGYSFVHMDKTPNCDSVDEARANKLQEKLKDLQQRLKSRETEISMLKQDLLRAQQSLKKTDNKSEVVLDAKMEIKKLQQIIKDKTMELANCKTQIKTLQSSAKVDEEMWSKKESTITDLLRLNRQKYEEAKISSEQRYEKQLAEKKQELASTLQKMDARELEFVAKSDECKHLTAKLQNYKDMLKQLKEQTIKADAGHEQQKSQMAESYEQKLLDLRNKIRESQDSHRRLTLEMQGIRTELDESISSGKLTQEAKHATERNIEDLLRRLNHEIASNNELHATKAKLESQLRQKENETHEAKAECQRLERELQVAECRCHMAESSLASNASPYNTAPGSLTELNAIEDQLVAAKEGESQQKVRADQLQTLVTKLEQMLERFSEQNQSLCHYEKLEDKLAAVRELMIVERQAARAANLSLWKVEKQLEEAVAEKKLLARRMELTEDRIKKAQSGQEESQRMLKSSQEETRQRESRIEELKQELAAAKRDVMKEHRLWEKAEQERMKCKSEIIEHLANVHKLEQQETGLRQKLQQMQLRFDGVMLEQKSMQRQLQEERENSTAATESSHSLQRELKAMTENFQRLKHACSVTDNQLTEVETMLKTEQDRNKSQQTQLDACHVQLRERNDQLTKLRQELPGIEAGKRLAEQRAQVLSSELKELKQNLMEQHKKMVAQQGQLVEQTNVLFATQERVDVLDGQNSNYLAQSADCERELLNLKEENARILSELFHKKEEVRNLQAEIAELQTAQAELHTEIDELNDTMAEKKQFYRDRDIKTQVTLEQQKKLIDYLQLKVEDLSTKKKKTLADKLFGTSHGNKENISSNDVESSILYRTLREELRREQKNSAMLKEQLEKLNGTATLRSPLKSSGDQLKQRPVSIAVTPRSPRKQVSSLKRTKSQIEITTTAEKDSHQKQTVGQQQQQSRWHRFEQALQESKTGAPDCVACKQSIIAGSAYWRCKECKDAAHRKCRTNVQGECGAPKPSAPSGADAISVAPSVGSSSLESVDSTSSDNVGSGEYIGKLVYSSDAQGDQEHGKNLEVNCAFEVAEQQLLLLGCSTGLYAYHVDTQRLLHIAGIESVSCMSICKRLAKAIIVGTVAEKLIQCDYRQLKSRCQSSSACHRPVLETSAIELPLANRKADEKWKLVLISNEAENALDSVAIAATSTRIVILKYEHNLHKFNPVRALDTNTAVTSIFFTRHSAIVSSDMFYEIDLDNYSADVFVDLANKSMQNTANWQPLMAVRISRQEYLLCFAEYGVFVDEFGCRSRPYDLSWVYAPTGFVYREPFLFISHNQCVQIVRLHRSFSKELADTDINSELTESSDLQRVYLPHYMSTLLANSGDINLYTLALDAKSSTTGSQRIYHLDTLQAFKHKLNVSMETISSVATSVTLGSAMTMDSI
- the LOC108151333 gene encoding citron Rho-interacting kinase isoform X1, which codes for MPPKRDPISVRTTRLNNLILGKGVGVTQKPAGSSGGSRRSILPVSTTSAAVAEAVSREGLLDAFCLLYNECDKDALKKRDRNISEFVNKFRPIVEKTRKLRVNADDFTIKALIGQGYFGNVHLVVERQTSDIYAMKKIKKSVVTTSHVKDERDIMSARNSEWLINLQYAFQDNDNLYLIMEYMPGGDLLSLMSRHGPFDEDLARFYLAELTLALHTLHEMGYVHRDIKPENILIDRFGHIKLADFGNAAALDRDGHVLSLSPVGTPDYIAPELLQTISTYKLTKSMHDVSAAVSCDYWSMGIIGYELLCETTPFHEDNVHETYSKILSHCEESHLKELINFPSELKVSKNYRDLIESLVTNPSKRLSYDRIKTHAFFDDIQWNCMRSQVPPIIPTIKSDDDTSNFEDVTRLKSRRDPLGKKSLTTNMKSHDFSGKDLPFLGYSFVHMDKTPNCDSVDEARANKLQEKLKDLQQRLKSRETEISMLKQDLLRAQQSLKKTDNKSEVVLDAKMEIKKLQQIIKDKTMELANCKTQIKTLQSSAKVDEEMWSKKESTITDLLRLNRQKYEEAKISSEQRYEKQLAEKKQELASTLQKMDARELEFVAKSDECKHLTAKLQNYKDMLKQLKEQTIKADAGHEQQKSQMAESYEQKLLDLRNKIRESQDSHRRLTLEMQGIRTELDESISSGKLTQEAKHATERNIEDLLRRLNHEIASNNELHATKAKLESQLRQKENETHEAKAECQRLERELQVAECRCHMAESSLASNASPYNTAPGSLTELNAIEDQLVAAKEGESQQKVRADQLQTLVTKLEQMLERFSEQNQSLCHYEKLEDKLAAVRELMIVERQAARAANLSLWKVEKQLEEAVAEKKLLARRMELTEDRIKKAQSGQEESQRMLKSSQEETRQRESRIEELKQELAAAKRDVMKEHRLWEKAEQERMKCKSEIIEHLANVHKLEQQETGLRQKLQQMQLRFDGVMLEQKSMQRQLQEERENSTAATESSHSLQRELKAMTENFQRLKHACSVTDNQLTEVETMLKTEQDRNKSQQTQLDACHVQLRERNDQLTKLRQELPGIEAGKRLAEQRAQVLSSELKELKQNLMEQHKKMVAQQGQLVEQTNVLFATQERVDVLDGQNSNYLAQSADCERELLNLKEENARILSELFHKKEEVRNLQAEIAELQTAQAELHTEIDELNDTMAEKKQFYRDRDIKTQVTLEQQKKLIDYLQLKVEDLSTKKKKTLADKLFGTSHGNKENISSNDVESSILYRTLREELRREQKNSAMLKEQLEKLNGTATLRSPLKSSGDQLKQRPVSIAVTPRSPRKQVSSLKRTKSQIEITTTAEKDSHQKQTVGQQQQQSRWHRFEQALQESKTGAPDCVACKQSIIAGSAYWRCKECKDAAHRKCRTNVQGECGAPKPSAPSGADAISVAPSVGSSSLESVDSTSSDNVGSGEYIGKLVYSSDAQGDQEHGKNLEVNCAFEVAEQQLLLLGCSTGLYAYHVDTQRLLHIAGIESVSCMSICKRLAKAIIVGTVAEKLIQCDYRQLKSRCQSSSACHRPVLETSAIELPLANRKADEKWKLVLISNEAENALDSVAIAATSTRIVILKYEHNLHKFNPVRALDTNTAVTSIFFTRHSAIVSSDMFYEIDLDNYSADVFVDLANKSMQNTANWQPLMAVRISRQEYLLCFAEYGVFVDEFGCRSRPYDLSWVYAPTGFVYREPFLFISHNQCVQIVRLHRSFSKELADTDINSELTESSDLQRVYLPHYMSTLLANSGDINLYTLALDAKSSTTGSQRIYHLDTLQAFKHKLNVSMETISSVATSVTLGSAMTMDSI